A part of Kitasatospora acidiphila genomic DNA contains:
- a CDS encoding MurR/RpiR family transcriptional regulator, with the protein MARSTLAEEIRQKLGELSPAERKVARVLLAAYPSAGFETVAVLAERAGVSAPTVVRFVNRLGYRGFPDFQAALRGELDERNASPLSLYTTPGYGREPEAQDLTPDRVLGTAVTRTLAELPPHDLERAVQVLADPKRRITLFGGRFTHLLAEYLGLHLMQLRDDVRLVPGRDVERTAVLATLGRRDVLVVFDYRRYEADKLTVAQLAQERGARVVLFTDAWLSPVAQYAEVVLASQVIAPSPYDSYVPTLAVVETLIAGVLSALGEDGRRHLQAAEEAADRAGLHDR; encoded by the coding sequence ATGGCCCGCAGCACGCTGGCTGAGGAGATCCGGCAGAAACTGGGGGAGCTCAGTCCTGCCGAGCGCAAGGTGGCCCGGGTGCTGCTGGCCGCCTATCCGTCCGCCGGGTTCGAGACCGTCGCGGTGCTCGCCGAACGCGCGGGCGTCAGCGCGCCCACCGTCGTCCGCTTCGTCAACCGCCTCGGCTACCGCGGCTTTCCCGACTTCCAGGCCGCCCTGCGCGGTGAGCTCGACGAGCGCAACGCCTCACCGCTGTCGCTGTACACCACCCCCGGATACGGCCGCGAGCCCGAGGCGCAGGACCTCACGCCGGACCGGGTGCTCGGCACCGCCGTCACCCGCACGCTCGCCGAACTGCCGCCCCACGACCTGGAGCGCGCCGTCCAGGTGCTGGCCGACCCGAAGCGCCGGATCACGCTGTTCGGCGGCCGGTTCACCCACCTGCTCGCCGAGTACCTGGGCCTGCACCTGATGCAGTTGCGGGACGACGTGCGCCTGGTGCCCGGCCGCGATGTGGAGCGCACCGCCGTCCTGGCCACGCTCGGCCGCCGCGACGTGCTGGTGGTGTTCGACTACCGGCGCTACGAGGCCGACAAACTGACGGTGGCCCAGCTGGCGCAGGAGCGCGGCGCCCGCGTGGTGCTGTTCACCGACGCCTGGCTGTCGCCGGTGGCGCAGTACGCCGAGGTGGTGCTGGCGAGCCAGGTCATCGCGCCGTCGCCGTACGACAGTTACGTGCCGACCCTGGCGGTCGTCGAGACGCTCATCGCGGGGGTGCTCTCGGCGCTCGGCGAGGACGGCCGGCGCCATCTGCAGGCCGCCGAGGAGGCCGCCGACCGCGCCGGGCTCCACGACCGCTGA